Sequence from the Salinicoccus sp. Bachu38 genome:
ATTATTGCTGTAAATCCGATAAATCCAGCCAATATAACAAAGAATATGCCTATTATTAGAAAAGATGCCCTTGGACTATTCATACATCATCGTTCCTCTCATCATTTTGGGTGCTTGTAGTCCTTATCCTCCAAAATGAAGATCTGCTCAACATTCATTTTAAATAATTCTGCTAGTATCATCGCTAAAGACAGAGAAGGATTATACCTCCCTTTCTCTATGGAGATAATAGTCTGTCTTGATACCCCCAGCTTTTCCGCCAGCTTATCTTGGGAGTATCCCATTTTCTTTCTGTATTCTGCTACATTGTTTTTCAATAGCACTCCACCTCTTTGACTTCATTTTATTGTAAAGTAAACTTTACGTCAAGTAAGCTTTACTATGGGAGGTGATAGTATAAATAGATTGCACATATAAATATCAAGAAAAAAAGCACAGATTTAATCCTGTGCTTTTAATGTTACAAGCTGATTTTATTTATTACACAATTGCGTCCATTAATTGAAAAATTACGTTACATATTTATTTTTTTTATAATTACTCCACTTATGGTACCCACCCATATTCCAAGGAAACCACTGAATGTAACAAATCCCAATCCCATGCCATCCCAACCACCAACAACTACTATGCTGTAAATTACGATTCCGACACAAATTAAACTCAATATAATGGAAGTTAAAAATAGAGCTTTTCTAGAAACCCTACGAGATATTAAAAAAAGGATAGTAGCAATAACAATCCCAATGAGCAATATAGGTGTCCATCCTTCCAACATTAAAACACCATTTTATTCCCCCTTACATATTCTGACCCGTTTGTTGCATATAATCTCCTTATATTTCCGTGTTAACATCAATACATTTTATTTGAAATGAAAGTTCTATTGATTGTATGTGATGGTCTCCAATTCAGTTTCAGTGACGAGGCGATGACGGTTGCACAATTCTATAAGTTATTTTATGTTCAATAAATTTTCCAAAAGTATTTATTTTCCTAGGTTTTAATCACCTGTGTACCGGCTAACATGTCTCCCCAATGTCTGGTATCTTTTCTCAAGAGCATCATGCCAATCATAATAAGGAGAAGGAGGAAGCCAGTATTAGCGAGCATGAACCAGCTTACTGAGTAGTCTCTGTACATTGCTGCAATGACGCCTGTATGGCCAATCTGCCACGGCAGAAATTTCACCGCATTACGAAGCAGGCTGTGGAGGTACTTATGGTCCTTAAACTCAACCTTCAGATTCATTTTTCTTTTCCCGATTGTGCCATACGGAGATCTATACTCCATGACAGAGAACCAGATGATGACAGGGAGTACGGTCGTAAAGAAAGAGACCAGGTGTGAGCTCCCCTCATTAAATTCTGGAATACCATCGAAAAGAATCATATACAACAGTGTCATCGTAATGAACAGGAGAACCAGATAAATCCAAATGGCAATATAGTCAATCATCAAGGCAGTAAGACGTGTTTTATTGCCGGCAGTCTTTTTCATATATACATCTTCCTTTTCATTAATTGAAAATATATTATGTACCGGGCACTACACCTCAAACACTCCCTTAAGAATTATATTAAAGAGCTTCAAATAGAATATCAAATGAATTTTTCTAATATTTAGATTTAAATAATTTAAATGGATGTTTAAAATTATGATATTGATCCATAGCTAAAAAATGATGAAATTATACTACACATAAAAGGACCTCCAATTATGAATTGGAGGTCCTTTTAAACTATCGAAATCCATCACTGCGTCAGTCCGGCCATCCACATGGAGAGCTGCGGAATAAATGCAATCAGAATCAGGCACAGTACCATGACGATGATGAATGGTATGACTGCGA
This genomic interval carries:
- a CDS encoding helix-turn-helix transcriptional regulator, producing the protein MKNNVAEYRKKMGYSQDKLAEKLGVSRQTIISIEKGRYNPSLSLAMILAELFKMNVEQIFILEDKDYKHPK
- a CDS encoding YesK family protein, with the translated sequence MLEGWTPILLIGIVIATILFLISRRVSRKALFLTSIILSLICVGIVIYSIVVVGGWDGMGLGFVTFSGFLGIWVGTISGVIIKKINM
- a CDS encoding RDD family protein, which gives rise to MKKTAGNKTRLTALMIDYIAIWIYLVLLFITMTLLYMILFDGIPEFNEGSSHLVSFFTTVLPVIIWFSVMEYRSPYGTIGKRKMNLKVEFKDHKYLHSLLRNAVKFLPWQIGHTGVIAAMYRDYSVSWFMLANTGFLLLLIMIGMMLLRKDTRHWGDMLAGTQVIKT